A genomic region of Acidobacteriota bacterium contains the following coding sequences:
- a CDS encoding TonB-dependent receptor has translation MIKPKVLIILAFAFLLICGTLQSQTPTVASGKIIGKITDETGAALPGVSVVAESPKLIGKSSTVTDVYGVYRLFALPPGDYTITYSLQGFNTVVRKDIILHIDETLTINITMTLGKIEEQITVTGTPPLIDVKSTTKGMTITKQVFDVLPRGRNFDTLTTIVPGVNSEPWLGGISVDGASAAENLVYIDGTDTTRNDVGLPRMGAVFEFIDEIQIVASGYNAEYGGALGGVINVVTRQGGNEYHGEIIGYLNSSWLTGNERDSLRLNPFDITKAEYVNYQTGKGLPKAYGKDKWNRFEGGLSLGGYILKDRLWFFGSVLPVYQPTKRHVEFLTTPPVIGDYTSKSYAYNFQGKITAQPFRFMRVGASFVNNFTKWRKSLPPRDGTGSPTDPRWERDGYDYPGWNAQGFADLTFGNNLMINIRGGRFFYDTTNQQFVSTEPRWFHYGDGTAKYPSIPSQYQRPRGWQNYGRSYEFKKYIKYKNYLSADFTYYMNLGGEHAFKFGGSWFRQGEDADRTITNPEIWLWWGRPRILGGVNYGIGTYGHYEVRGDNNPDRAGPFGEFFKVYNDRWAFYLQDSWTIADKLTLNLGLRAESEYVPPYSADPSIPKGFRPIEFEFGDKLSPRLGLIYDVFGDTSLKVFGNYGLYYDVIKTYMPAHSYAGFKWKSAYYTLDTYEWDKIGVGGIFPGKLLAVYDWRYPSFESTDIDLKPVSQREIALGVEKKLMENLSATVRFVQKHLRRVIEDVGVLVPGVGEQYYETNPGFGYSLWTTHGGKMDPNYWETPKAKREYYAINFSLDKRFSNNWLAGFSYTWSRLEGNFSGLGSSDEYGRTSPYVERSFDNWAMSYTKNGELIDGPLPTDRPHQFKFWGAYTFPFPLTVSAVVFAMSGKPFTETWTYLDAFQYPFNRFYYRDENGKLQTKRTPFTWFGNVYAEYNLKVGKYKINFNLNVDNIFDIKTAQRLYAYRTLYGLSVSEAMILAKNWDLTTPNINYVPNALFMKETDFYGPISARLGVKFIF, from the coding sequence ATGATTAAACCAAAAGTATTAATCATTTTAGCTTTTGCTTTTCTTCTTATCTGTGGAACACTTCAGTCCCAAACCCCGACTGTTGCGAGTGGAAAGATCATAGGAAAAATTACTGATGAAACTGGCGCAGCTCTTCCTGGAGTGTCGGTCGTGGCAGAAAGCCCGAAACTCATCGGCAAATCCAGCACGGTTACCGATGTTTACGGTGTTTATCGTCTTTTTGCCCTACCCCCTGGAGATTATACTATCACTTATTCCCTTCAAGGATTCAATACTGTGGTGCGAAAAGATATCATACTCCACATCGATGAAACTCTTACGATTAATATCACCATGACCCTGGGCAAAATAGAAGAACAAATAACTGTCACGGGAACGCCTCCCTTGATTGATGTGAAGAGCACAACCAAGGGAATGACGATCACCAAACAGGTGTTTGATGTGCTTCCCAGGGGAAGGAACTTTGACACCTTGACTACCATTGTGCCCGGGGTCAACTCCGAACCCTGGCTGGGCGGGATTTCCGTGGATGGTGCTTCCGCCGCTGAGAACTTGGTCTACATTGACGGAACTGATACCACAAGAAATGATGTTGGTCTCCCCCGTATGGGCGCTGTTTTCGAATTTATTGATGAAATTCAAATCGTGGCAAGCGGCTACAATGCTGAGTATGGCGGCGCTCTGGGTGGCGTAATCAACGTTGTCACCAGGCAAGGAGGAAATGAATACCACGGCGAAATTATTGGCTATTTAAATAGCTCCTGGCTGACGGGAAATGAAAGAGATAGTCTCCGTCTGAACCCCTTTGATATCACGAAAGCCGAATATGTCAATTACCAGACAGGAAAAGGGTTGCCTAAAGCGTATGGTAAGGATAAGTGGAATCGGTTTGAGGGTGGATTAAGCCTAGGTGGATACATTCTCAAAGACAGGCTGTGGTTCTTCGGCTCAGTTCTTCCTGTCTATCAACCTACCAAAAGGCATGTTGAATTTTTAACCACTCCCCCAGTAATCGGAGATTATACGAGTAAAAGTTACGCCTATAATTTCCAGGGAAAGATAACCGCTCAGCCTTTCCGTTTCATGCGTGTAGGCGCTTCTTTTGTTAACAATTTCACCAAATGGAGGAAAAGTCTTCCTCCTCGAGATGGCACAGGTAGCCCGACAGACCCCCGCTGGGAAAGAGACGGTTATGACTATCCGGGCTGGAATGCCCAGGGCTTTGCCGATTTGACCTTCGGGAATAACCTCATGATCAACATCCGTGGAGGCCGCTTCTTCTATGACACGACCAACCAGCAGTTTGTATCCACCGAGCCCAGGTGGTTTCATTACGGTGATGGGACCGCCAAATATCCTAGTATCCCCTCACAATATCAGAGGCCCAGGGGCTGGCAAAACTACGGAAGGAGTTACGAATTCAAGAAGTATATAAAGTACAAAAACTACTTAAGCGCAGATTTCACATATTATATGAACCTTGGGGGTGAGCATGCCTTCAAATTCGGAGGTTCATGGTTTCGTCAGGGAGAAGACGCTGATAGGACTATCACGAATCCGGAAATCTGGTTATGGTGGGGTCGGCCACGCATCCTCGGTGGAGTAAACTATGGGATAGGAACATACGGCCACTATGAAGTCCGGGGGGATAATAACCCAGACCGCGCCGGTCCTTTTGGCGAGTTTTTTAAAGTCTATAATGACCGTTGGGCGTTCTATCTCCAGGACAGCTGGACGATTGCCGATAAATTAACCCTGAATTTGGGTCTCCGGGCAGAGTCAGAATATGTGCCGCCTTACTCTGCAGATCCTTCCATTCCTAAGGGTTTTAGACCTATTGAATTCGAGTTCGGGGACAAACTCTCTCCCAGACTCGGGTTAATCTATGATGTCTTTGGCGATACAAGCTTGAAGGTCTTTGGAAACTACGGTTTATATTATGATGTTATCAAGACCTATATGCCTGCCCACTCCTATGCCGGGTTCAAATGGAAAAGCGCCTACTATACGCTGGATACATACGAATGGGACAAGATTGGAGTTGGTGGTATCTTTCCAGGAAAGCTTCTGGCGGTTTATGATTGGCGTTACCCCTCTTTTGAGTCCACAGATATTGATCTGAAGCCAGTTAGCCAGCGGGAAATCGCTTTAGGCGTAGAGAAGAAGCTGATGGAAAACCTTTCAGCCACAGTCCGGTTTGTCCAGAAGCACCTTCGTCGTGTCATTGAAGACGTGGGTGTCCTTGTTCCAGGTGTCGGAGAGCAGTATTATGAAACTAACCCTGGTTTTGGCTATTCTCTCTGGACAACCCACGGCGGCAAGATGGATCCCAACTATTGGGAGACTCCCAAGGCTAAACGGGAATACTATGCAATCAATTTCAGCCTCGACAAAAGATTTTCCAATAATTGGCTGGCAGGTTTTTCTTACACCTGGAGTAGATTGGAGGGTAATTTTTCCGGTCTGGGAAGCTCTGACGAATACGGACGCACAAGCCCCTATGTAGAGAGAAGCTTTGACAACTGGGCGATGTCTTACACCAAGAATGGTGAGCTGATCGATGGACCCCTGCCAACTGACAGACCCCACCAATTCAAATTCTGGGGTGCTTACACCTTTCCCTTCCCCCTTACTGTGAGCGCTGTTGTTTTTGCTATGAGCGGTAAACCTTTTACAGAGACCTGGACATATCTTGATGCTTTTCAGTATCCCTTCAATAGATTCTATTACCGGGATGAGAATGGCAAACTCCAGACAAAGAGGACGCCGTTCACGTGGTTTGGTAATGTCTATGCCGAGTACAACCTGAAAGTGGGAAAATATAAAATTAACTTCAACCTCAACGTGGATAACATCTTTGACATCAAAACCGCCCAGCGACTTTATGCCTATAGAACTCTTTATGGTCTAAGTGTCTCAGAAGCCATGATTCTTGCCAAAAACTGGGATCTGACGACTCCAAATATCAATTATGTACCGAATGCACTGTTTATGAAAGAAACAGATTTCTACGGGCCTATCTCAGCCCGATTGGGAGTTAAGTTCATCTTTTAG
- a CDS encoding sulfatase-like hydrolase/transferase: MSKKRRKKKRKSLHVPPPVKSVTKETKIIEDKKPLKKISHKSLIYVLTILLLLIAFGFLFYFLIPRSSVKRDTHLNVLLITLDTTRADRLGCYGYEKAKTPNLDFLALNGVKFLNAYCQVPLTFPSHCSILTGMYPLYHGVRNNGSYYLRPDITTLAEIVKSQGLKTAAFVSSFTVDSRFGLDQGFDSYDDNFAAEQAFKALNSEREAEKVFASFASWLDKNHEQQFFLWVHFFDPHLPYVPPPPFREEFQESPYDGEIAYMDFYVGKTVKKLREKKLLDKTFIVLAGDHGEAFGEKGEDGHGVFLYEGTMKVPLIFYAENHLPQKKVVKAKVRLIDIMPSILDMLRIPMEKEIQGESLLPYIQGKKKINLPSYMETYFPRENYGWSELVGLVDGDWKYIHAPREELYNLKVDPGETKNVIVEEKKVLTEKKERLKALIAKNTSPVKAEKREMTAEERERLRSLGYVEFSGEPSKGSLPDPKDRIEELKMMTQAEIYEFKENYQEAAKIYEKVLSLRPEAPTSYVNLALMYARMERFDEAISVLEEGNKKISNSSVLLSRLGHTYMLMGRLKKALDVWQALLRIDPNYFDALLASAWILDFIGNKEEARSSFEKALTIEPENKFLRKNYAMNLATTGKIQEAIKIYEQLAEDYPDDYEIRQDLGIAYGYLGDLSKAIDTLKKALSLRPTPTAYYNLAVAMKKVGNINEAVHYLRLYLENPDGESEQKIKNAQIELQSLEKMLKR; encoded by the coding sequence ATGTCCAAAAAGAGAAGAAAAAAGAAAAGAAAGTCTCTTCATGTTCCTCCACCTGTAAAGTCAGTTACTAAAGAAACAAAAATAATAGAAGATAAAAAACCGCTTAAAAAAATATCTCATAAATCTCTGATTTATGTCCTCACAATTTTACTACTTTTAATAGCTTTTGGTTTTTTATTTTATTTTCTCATCCCAAGGAGCTCCGTCAAAAGGGATACCCACTTGAATGTCTTGCTCATCACGCTGGACACAACTCGCGCTGACAGGCTCGGTTGCTATGGCTACGAAAAAGCAAAAACTCCAAACCTCGATTTCTTAGCTTTGAATGGAGTGAAATTTTTAAATGCCTATTGTCAGGTTCCTTTGACCTTTCCTTCCCATTGCTCCATACTTACCGGCATGTATCCCCTCTACCATGGAGTTCGGAACAACGGCTCCTACTATCTCCGGCCTGATATTACGACTTTGGCTGAAATCGTGAAAAGCCAGGGTTTAAAAACCGCTGCTTTCGTCAGTTCTTTCACCGTGGATTCCCGTTTTGGCCTGGACCAGGGTTTCGATTCCTATGACGATAATTTTGCCGCTGAGCAGGCTTTTAAAGCTTTAAATTCTGAGAGAGAGGCGGAGAAGGTTTTTGCCTCCTTCGCTTCCTGGCTGGATAAAAATCATGAGCAACAATTTTTCTTGTGGGTTCACTTTTTTGACCCTCATCTTCCTTACGTTCCTCCGCCGCCTTTCAGAGAGGAATTTCAAGAGAGCCCTTATGATGGGGAAATTGCCTACATGGATTTTTATGTGGGAAAAACAGTGAAGAAATTGAGAGAAAAAAAACTCCTCGATAAAACTTTTATCGTTCTGGCTGGAGACCATGGAGAAGCTTTCGGAGAAAAAGGCGAAGACGGACATGGGGTTTTCCTCTATGAAGGGACGATGAAAGTCCCTCTTATCTTCTATGCTGAGAATCATCTACCTCAAAAAAAGGTAGTCAAGGCAAAGGTCAGGCTTATTGATATCATGCCTTCTATCCTGGACATGCTCCGAATCCCTATGGAAAAAGAAATTCAGGGCGAAAGCCTGTTGCCCTACATCCAGGGAAAGAAAAAAATCAATCTCCCTTCTTACATGGAAACCTATTTTCCGAGAGAAAACTATGGCTGGTCAGAGCTCGTCGGCTTGGTCGATGGAGATTGGAAATACATCCATGCTCCCAGGGAAGAACTCTATAACTTAAAAGTAGACCCTGGGGAAACAAAAAACGTCATTGTGGAAGAAAAAAAAGTTCTCACGGAGAAAAAAGAGAGACTCAAAGCCCTCATCGCGAAAAATACCTCTCCTGTTAAAGCAGAAAAAAGAGAAATGACAGCCGAAGAGAGGGAAAGACTGAGGTCATTGGGTTACGTCGAATTTTCAGGAGAACCTTCAAAAGGTTCTCTGCCCGACCCAAAAGATCGAATTGAAGAGCTGAAGATGATGACCCAGGCAGAAATCTACGAGTTTAAGGAAAATTACCAGGAAGCGGCCAAAATTTATGAAAAAGTTTTATCTTTGAGGCCGGAAGCGCCCACAAGCTATGTCAATTTAGCCCTCATGTATGCCAGAATGGAACGCTTTGATGAGGCCATTTCGGTTTTAGAAGAGGGGAACAAAAAAATTTCCAATTCTTCTGTTCTTCTCTCCAGGCTGGGGCATACCTATATGTTGATGGGCCGGTTGAAGAAGGCTCTGGATGTGTGGCAGGCTCTTTTAAGAATCGACCCCAACTATTTCGACGCTCTTCTTGCCTCAGCATGGATTTTGGATTTCATCGGGAATAAAGAAGAAGCCCGGAGCTCTTTCGAGAAAGCCCTGACCATTGAGCCTGAGAACAAATTCCTCCGCAAGAACTACGCCATGAATTTGGCGACCACGGGCAAAATTCAGGAAGCGATCAAAATTTATGAGCAATTGGCAGAAGATTATCCCGATGATTACGAAATACGCCAAGACCTCGGAATCGCCTATGGCTATTTGGGAGATTTAAGCAAAGCTATCGATACTCTCAAAAAAGCTCTCAGTCTTCGGCCCACTCCTACAGCCTATTACAATTTAGCAGTGGCCATGAAGAAGGTTGGAAATATCAACGAAGCTGTTCATTATCTGAGGCTTTATTTGGAAAACCCGGATGGAGAAAGCGAGCAAAAGATCAAAAACGCCCAGATAGAACTTCAGTCCTTAGAAAAAATGCTAAAGCGATAA
- a CDS encoding GWxTD domain-containing protein: MKKKYFFFLLFFLSVPLFILSQKKAKDLPPLYRKWLEEEVVYIITPKEKEVFLQLETDRERDIFIEAFWRQRDPNPSTPENEFKEEHYRRITYANQNFGRGAPGPGWRTAMGRIYITLGEPKSIDRFENLTETYPIIIWFYEGMAEYGLPNAFYVVFFKKSGAGDYELYSPIRDGPQELLIHYKGDMTNYSLAYDELFQIEPTIAEVSLSLIPGEPQTLSPSLASEVLLFSKIPSAPLEKVKDTYAEKLLKYKDIVEVEYTANYMDNDSYIRVIQDKSGIFFVNYLVEPKRLSIEQFERRFYTKLEINGKISDPGGKTIYQYDKSIPIEFTGEQMENIKSKLFSFQDVFPLVEGSYRFNFLLKNTISKEFTSFESDIIIPKISGPQMSSLILANRVNKQSKYKGRTKPFFVRDIQLVPSPRNDFAPKDNLYLFFQIYGLTDELRENSSLEYAIYKGEEKVFSSIKSIKEYPDFPDFFEEISLANLSPANYKMKVCLLDKEKKEVLFEQSDFFITPVGYLPRPWVLSFPLPSSDDPLFSNILGNQLFNKKDFQGARRHLEKAYQKDPTFVKYALDYCRLLLATKEYQRVKEIALPFLKNQEKYEFLSLLGRSCQALGELEEAISYYKEYLSHFGTNIPILNSIGECYYKLGRKEEALVAWEKSLEINPKQEDIKKIVESLKGKK, translated from the coding sequence ATGAAAAAAAAGTACTTCTTTTTTCTGCTTTTTTTCCTTTCTGTGCCTCTTTTCATTCTTTCCCAGAAAAAAGCAAAAGATCTTCCTCCCCTCTACCGGAAATGGTTAGAGGAGGAAGTCGTTTATATCATCACACCGAAGGAAAAAGAGGTCTTTCTCCAGCTCGAGACTGATCGGGAAAGAGACATTTTCATAGAAGCCTTCTGGAGACAGCGTGACCCCAACCCCTCCACTCCTGAAAACGAATTCAAAGAAGAGCATTATCGACGCATAACCTATGCCAATCAGAATTTTGGAAGAGGTGCACCTGGACCAGGCTGGAGAACGGCCATGGGCAGAATTTATATCACCTTGGGAGAGCCCAAGTCGATTGACAGGTTTGAAAACCTGACCGAAACTTATCCTATTATCATCTGGTTTTACGAAGGCATGGCTGAGTATGGCCTTCCCAATGCCTTTTATGTAGTTTTTTTCAAGAAAAGCGGAGCAGGGGATTATGAATTGTACTCTCCCATAAGAGATGGTCCCCAAGAGCTCCTCATCCACTACAAAGGAGACATGACAAACTACTCATTGGCCTATGATGAACTCTTTCAAATAGAGCCCACCATCGCCGAAGTTTCCCTTTCTTTGATTCCTGGTGAGCCTCAAACTCTATCCCCTTCCTTAGCCTCAGAAGTTCTCTTATTCTCCAAGATTCCTTCAGCTCCCCTTGAAAAAGTGAAGGATACTTATGCGGAGAAGCTTCTTAAATACAAAGATATCGTAGAAGTCGAATATACAGCCAACTACATGGACAATGATTCCTATATTCGAGTCATTCAAGATAAATCAGGGATTTTCTTTGTCAATTATCTCGTTGAGCCCAAAAGGCTTTCTATCGAACAGTTCGAAAGGAGATTCTATACGAAATTAGAAATCAACGGAAAAATTTCTGATCCCGGGGGGAAAACCATTTACCAATACGATAAATCCATTCCTATCGAGTTCACAGGAGAACAAATGGAAAACATCAAATCAAAACTCTTCAGCTTCCAGGATGTGTTTCCTCTCGTCGAGGGAAGTTATCGATTTAACTTCCTCCTCAAGAACACCATTTCCAAGGAATTCACTTCCTTTGAATCGGATATTATCATCCCCAAAATCTCTGGCCCCCAAATGAGTTCTTTGATTTTGGCGAACAGGGTGAATAAGCAATCAAAATATAAGGGAAGAACCAAGCCCTTTTTTGTCAGGGACATCCAGCTTGTGCCTTCGCCTCGCAACGATTTCGCTCCCAAAGACAATTTGTACCTCTTTTTCCAGATTTACGGACTCACTGATGAATTGAGAGAAAATAGCTCTCTAGAATACGCCATCTATAAAGGCGAAGAAAAAGTCTTCTCCTCGATCAAAAGCATCAAAGAATATCCTGACTTTCCTGATTTCTTCGAAGAAATATCCTTGGCCAATCTCTCTCCGGCCAACTATAAGATGAAAGTATGTCTTTTAGATAAAGAGAAAAAAGAAGTCCTCTTCGAACAGAGCGATTTTTTTATTACCCCTGTAGGCTATTTGCCGCGGCCGTGGGTTCTTTCTTTTCCTCTCCCCTCTTCTGATGACCCCTTGTTCTCCAACATTTTAGGGAATCAGCTTTTCAATAAAAAAGATTTTCAAGGAGCAAGAAGGCATCTGGAGAAGGCCTATCAAAAAGACCCAACTTTTGTGAAATATGCCCTGGATTACTGCCGCCTCCTTTTAGCCACAAAAGAATATCAACGGGTGAAAGAGATAGCCCTTCCCTTCTTGAAAAATCAAGAAAAATATGAATTCCTCTCCCTCCTGGGGCGGTCTTGCCAGGCACTGGGAGAGCTCGAAGAAGCTATCTCCTATTACAAAGAATATCTTTCCCACTTTGGGACGAACATCCCCATCCTCAATTCCATCGGAGAATGTTATTATAAATTGGGCCGAAAAGAAGAAGCTCTCGTAGCCTGGGAAAAATCCCTCGAGATTAACCCCAAGCAGGAAGATATCAAAAAAATTGTCGAATCCTTAAAAGGCAAAAAATGA
- a CDS encoding tetratricopeptide repeat protein, which yields MKFHQFFFWSILILLSFLLCIEDVAGQAGRGKGRINGVILDEQGNPVLGAKVVIQYSQDQTVQREISTDKKGQWAFLGLGSGIWKITASAEGYIPTTTATNVSQLGINPKITLTLKKMAQSQSSFIRDQESLNFIEKANQLFSEKKYDEAISLMQQFLEKNPKAYQAYINIGDCYREKGEFEKAIENYNWAIEEAKKDETTGKEMTAKALAAIGECHMRKGDFSSAQTFFKQSIDTYPENEALAYNVGEIFFSNQKHDEAIQYFTLATKIKPDWGPAYYKLGLVYLNKADYEKAIENLKKFLELEPNSEFAPTVKNMLEYLEKIKK from the coding sequence ATGAAATTTCATCAGTTTTTCTTCTGGAGCATTCTTATTCTTCTGTCTTTTCTTTTATGCATTGAGGATGTGGCAGGCCAGGCAGGACGAGGAAAAGGAAGAATTAATGGAGTTATTCTCGATGAGCAAGGAAACCCCGTACTTGGGGCGAAAGTCGTCATCCAATATTCGCAGGATCAGACTGTCCAGCGAGAGATCTCTACTGACAAAAAGGGACAATGGGCTTTTTTAGGGCTCGGTTCGGGGATATGGAAAATAACGGCTTCAGCCGAGGGATATATACCCACGACTACTGCTACCAATGTCAGTCAGCTCGGAATAAACCCGAAAATCACTCTTACCTTGAAGAAAATGGCGCAATCCCAGTCTTCCTTTATCAGAGACCAGGAGTCCTTGAATTTTATCGAAAAAGCGAACCAACTCTTTTCAGAAAAGAAATATGATGAGGCTATTTCCCTGATGCAGCAATTCTTGGAGAAGAATCCTAAAGCTTATCAAGCTTATATCAACATCGGCGATTGTTACCGGGAGAAAGGCGAGTTTGAGAAAGCCATAGAAAACTATAACTGGGCTATTGAAGAAGCGAAAAAAGATGAGACCACGGGAAAGGAGATGACAGCCAAGGCCCTGGCAGCCATCGGAGAATGCCACATGAGAAAAGGGGATTTCTCATCCGCCCAGACCTTTTTCAAGCAATCCATCGACACTTACCCTGAGAATGAGGCTTTAGCTTATAACGTCGGCGAAATCTTTTTTTCCAATCAAAAGCATGATGAGGCGATTCAATACTTCACCCTTGCTACAAAAATCAAGCCCGATTGGGGTCCAGCCTACTACAAATTGGGTTTAGTATACTTGAATAAAGCCGATTATGAGAAAGCCATAGAGAATTTGAAAAAATTCCTGGAACTTGAGCCAAATTCCGAGTTCGCTCCGACTGTCAAGAACATGCTCGAGTACTTAGAAAAAATCAAGAAATAA
- a CDS encoding VWA domain-containing protein yields MTLKLVQVYVTDKKGNPILDLTKDDFVIYDNGKKQDITEFEKYVLSFPSLEAEDKLKIIKETPLQPDRELMSRKFFLFFDFAYNNAKGIIKAREAALHFIDTQLQPSDKVGVLSFSSLKSLTLHEYLTTNHQKIRQIVEKSGIKEITGRAENFEAEYWQAVADENPKDASKAGWVFDKPDPGIISRQRKESLVQILNFTQKMIELAKAMRYTPGHKYIILFSSGVPYTLVYGIQSPYRYQEKYEIGENIQSWGETLLKQRYEEMLKELSASNCAIYALDTEEARITLEADLRMTGAFSLEKMASETGGKYFGNINKYEKHLEKIQNLTGSYYVLGYYIDEKWDGAYHKIKVEVKRPGCKVHAQKGYFNSKPFSEYSQLEKQLHLVDLALSEKPLFLTPLRFPLATLSCSVDKEANLCLIAKIPLEKIQEILEGKVEIISLIFDSAENIVDLRRGEANFSQLPGENAYYYSLFSLPPGSYKCRLVIRNLETGRGAVGSSSATILETKKKGIELYPPLLLSPEKNAIYVKGLPPKKSAQRFASLSLTDYFHYDTTQYSPYIDDSLQRNSTVPAVVVCSIFDISAPEVEISASLIEKSSGETIPLTVSVLSDAKKKDKHIFFIHIQIRALPQGEYALNLVAKEKTSQTESQVTKIFKIK; encoded by the coding sequence GTGACTTTAAAGTTGGTTCAGGTTTATGTCACAGATAAAAAAGGAAATCCCATTCTGGACTTGACTAAGGATGATTTCGTCATCTATGACAACGGTAAAAAGCAAGACATAACAGAGTTTGAGAAATATGTTCTTTCCTTCCCTTCCCTTGAAGCTGAAGATAAACTTAAGATAATCAAGGAAACACCTCTTCAACCAGACCGAGAGTTGATGAGCCGCAAGTTCTTCCTTTTCTTTGATTTTGCCTACAACAACGCCAAGGGTATCATCAAAGCCAGAGAAGCCGCGCTTCACTTTATTGATACTCAGCTTCAGCCATCAGATAAGGTCGGAGTGCTCTCTTTCTCTTCTCTAAAGAGCTTAACCCTTCATGAATATTTGACGACTAATCATCAGAAAATTCGACAAATTGTAGAGAAATCTGGCATCAAAGAGATAACGGGGAGAGCAGAGAATTTTGAGGCCGAATACTGGCAGGCGGTTGCCGACGAAAATCCGAAGGATGCCAGCAAGGCTGGATGGGTATTTGATAAACCTGATCCAGGGATTATATCCCGACAACGGAAAGAGAGTTTGGTCCAAATTTTAAATTTTACACAAAAAATGATCGAGTTAGCTAAAGCCATGAGATATACTCCCGGTCACAAATATATTATCCTTTTTTCCTCCGGTGTTCCCTATACACTTGTTTATGGAATTCAGTCGCCCTACAGATACCAAGAGAAATATGAAATAGGAGAAAACATCCAGAGCTGGGGAGAAACTCTGTTAAAGCAAAGATATGAAGAGATGCTTAAAGAATTAAGCGCTTCCAATTGCGCTATCTATGCCCTGGATACAGAAGAAGCAAGGATAACTCTTGAGGCAGATTTAAGGATGACTGGAGCTTTTTCTTTGGAGAAGATGGCGAGCGAAACAGGAGGAAAATATTTTGGCAACATTAACAAATACGAAAAGCACTTAGAAAAGATCCAGAATTTGACAGGCTCTTACTATGTGCTTGGCTATTATATCGATGAGAAATGGGATGGAGCATATCATAAAATAAAAGTTGAGGTGAAAAGGCCTGGTTGCAAGGTTCATGCTCAGAAGGGGTATTTCAACTCGAAGCCTTTTAGCGAATATAGCCAGCTTGAGAAGCAGCTTCATCTCGTTGACCTGGCTTTGAGCGAGAAACCTCTTTTCCTGACACCTCTTCGTTTTCCCCTGGCTACCTTGTCCTGTTCCGTTGATAAGGAGGCAAACCTCTGTCTGATCGCAAAAATCCCATTAGAAAAGATACAGGAGATTTTAGAAGGAAAAGTTGAAATCATAAGTCTTATCTTCGATAGCGCCGAAAATATCGTCGATCTGCGGAGAGGCGAGGCAAATTTTTCCCAATTGCCGGGAGAAAATGCCTATTATTATTCCTTATTTTCCCTGCCGCCTGGCTCATACAAATGTCGCTTAGTCATCAGAAATTTGGAGACAGGAAGGGGAGCTGTCGGTTCTTCCTCAGCTACCATTCTCGAAACAAAGAAAAAAGGGATCGAGCTTTACCCACCTCTTTTGCTTTCTCCCGAGAAAAACGCTATTTATGTGAAAGGTCTGCCTCCAAAAAAATCAGCACAAAGATTCGCCTCTCTTTCTTTAACTGATTATTTCCATTACGATACGACTCAGTACTCACCATATATAGATGATTCTTTGCAAAGAAATTCAACAGTTCCGGCTGTTGTTGTTTGCTCAATTTTTGATATTTCCGCTCCTGAAGTTGAAATTTCCGCTTCCCTGATTGAAAAGTCATCCGGCGAAACAATTCCTCTTACTGTATCTGTTCTCTCTGATGCGAAAAAAAAGGATAAACATATCTTTTTCATCCATATTCAGATTCGCGCATTGCCCCAGGGCGAATACGCTTTAAATCTCGTCGCCAAAGAAAAAACGAGCCAGACAGAATCTCAGGTGACGAAGATTTTTAAGATAAAGTGA